In a single window of the Tigriopus californicus strain San Diego chromosome 2, Tcal_SD_v2.1, whole genome shotgun sequence genome:
- the LOC131892977 gene encoding serine-rich adhesin for platelets-like isoform X1, translating to MGHTKSKHQFDNESLGGESVKSTSTSASSLSRKGRNRRKWRKKQGYSLPSGLDKPFVGSSSTLYPHDLDGNDAVLVSYHDHKTESLYSPELTPRNFSKKPQRAKSMAIPTQSCPIYPSYQSSNSVEDLTSRVTESHWRPSPDHRDSRNVKPSLMSTKRSHVDGNCPKTDPVLAKVLERQQSFKEELEAMLERTRSNQDKLAPKLEHIKVQSAVQDVEALNHSDDAVGLNRSERSRNTTLPPPHSMATTSKCDSSKPPTHSTNIAFDDARKEETHKEDSSSQNSPPQFEQSKKVLEFEDDNQANGLASTDPANEKNKSEHNQGNAKVMKPAEQEEEEQSPVYAKVIRDHKSKSKGKLAPVGTLDVIEVNSQIGPSPCHTDLNECPKNDKLGQAHLKIKTSEIPFPLLEEPEKELAMKQDHSNKTEPTIRSDLHIDSEAKPITQEATAVQEPATGMHEKNGVPSKEKNELIAEDDDEGGKENVSSKSSDDEEDSDYETVEVLHKEGSDSKSLQIVKSQGSKRSSQISDETKDMPIVRSGEEEIESSVNAGEDVIADFVPSETAAVNQKFDEDEFPLSDSNINRDPDKGEAKSANALDLDPRNFPSPSPPRFNFGNPDLDQEELLVLRTPSEVSSSSSSSSSASIPSSSPSPSSSTQSFLAFDEIEIHGKKLRADSGEKFDYEPFSSSEYSAPSSSSQPSSVESGGSTTSPEDALVAKMSQKPGMPLERSAKNTPSPPVLKRESTLVGKEIEDAIAKGNYSAHSSAGLPERSRFDGVLLEAEGNSNSNRYHEELKTTSYKDWESLVESCIDLPEAEEGLVDEHFQLFNADRDQRHMYMHPSHRGTRLPPVGCSSDDLVSSSNTDEEIVQTNNHCYDSLEDIMSGERRRARSTSSSVSGRRTLPPVPSDVDQRQRAIQILSLQAMLSDPSVPVPPPTDRIFSHPTPKLPIHSSFQPDSLDVMNSSLSRNPKGSFANDLEHSCNPRPIPFPNRNDLIREPLAQMANQEPASVGRRRQLPLVPSYPNDHVDEEHIDRVPAQTSPEVDSGFPSMDVSISNIDDRLISPSHLQVIDSPPTTSHTTTPSPCGNASQEGDVALMSNFIWVDLNEDKPGKKGNSSKKAEVCSNANSHALLNKRPSRATDSQSTAARKAQHRLSAPEPNLQRRKTESSIEVVRKRQSSDTRETSRRSSLQPNGPKNTKGLFPAKRRNSSASRIHSAVVSGINPETRSVTVEWFEQGETKGKEIELGAILSLNQDLLVPNDSTSYIPNKLSKNERNSLGQTRTYVPRPSNVVGGAQQPPPQQSNNKTAGGAGVGGGSGMRTRNKATSRQTLAVSSDPPSLQNGSENIPPRSNSEKSDTVGKAAGNDLGLIPPTGVDRRRSNVVKEIDRLQKNREERRARQEAQRQAAKNIDPGNPNYEFLSMIQEYQEQLEYTPLTDTDPIYDHQISVCVRKRPMSKKENNRREIDVVTCPNKDQVIVHEPRTKVDLTKYLENQLFRYDYAFDETSTNELVYKYAAKPLVQNIFEGGMATCFAYGQTGSGKTHTMGGEFHGKTQDSKNGIYALATKDVFKYLHSPKYRDLNLRISCSYFEIYSGKVFDLLSGKSKLRVLEDGKQQVVIVGLTEKEVDSVEDVLKLINHGNSIRTSGQTSANAHSSRSHAVFQIILRVNNMKRPLHGKFSLIDLAGNERGADTSSANRQTRMEGAEINKSLLALKECIRALGRKGGHLPFRASKLTQVLRDSFIGEKSKTCMIAMVSPSMGSCEHTLNTLRYADRVKELGASDPANNGKPNEIQMDDGILSPEDSDLAQLRSMNEGELSADWYNFQEVISHLQGLEDDLVESHRNVIDSMQKWYQEDSSLLALTNEVDYDQDAYCQQLEDMIDEKIESLATLRQKAKGFRVMLNDEEAKSRLLQQLK from the exons ATGGGACACACTAAATCCAAGCACCAGTTTGACAACGAGTCCTTAGGCGGTGAAAGTGTGAAGAGCACAAGCACGTCTGCCTCGTCTTTGAGTCGGAAAGGTCGAAACAGAAGGAAATGGAGGAAGAAGCAGGGCTATTCATTGCCCTCGGGATTGGATAAGCCCTTCGTTGGCTCGAGTTCAACGCTCTATCCACATGATTTAGATGGCAATGATGCCGTGTTGGTCTCTTATCATGACCATAAGACCGAGTCTCTCTACTCCCCAGAATTGACCCCTCGGAATTTCAGCAAAAAGCCACAACGAGCCAAGAGCATGGCCATTCCGACGCAAAGTTGTCCGATCTATCCATCATATCAATCATCCAATTCAGTGGAAGACCTGACCTCTCGTGTGACTGAGTCACATTGGAGGCCTAGTCCTGACCACCGGGACTCTCGTAATGTCAAACCCTCGTTAATGTCGACCAAACGGTCTCATGTCGATGGAAACTGTCCCAAAACGGATCCTGTTCTGGCCAAAGTTTTGGAGCGACAGCAGTCCTTCAAGGAGGAATTGGAAGCCATGTTGGAGAGAACTCGGAGTAATCAAGACAAGCTGGCTCCCAAGTTGGAGCATATCAAAGTCCAGTCGGCGGTTCAAGATGTAGAAGCCTTAAATCATTCTGACGATGCCGTGGGTTTGAATAGAAGCGAACGATCACGTAACACTACTTTGCCTCCTCCACATTCAATGGCGACAACCTCTAAATGTGACTCATCCAAACCACCCACACACTCGACGAATATTGCCTTTGACGATGCTAGAAAAGAAGAAACGCACAAAGAAGACTCCTCTAGTCAGAATAGTCCCCCTCAATTTGAGCAAAGCAAGAAGGTGTTGGAATTTGAGGATGATAATCAAGCGAATGGGCTTGCTTCAACGGATCCCGCTAACGAGAAAAATAAGTCCGAGCATAATCAGGGAAATGCCAAGGTAATGAAGCCAgcagaacaagaagaggaagagcaaAGTCCTGTCTACGCTAAAGTCATCAGAGATCACAAAAGTAAATCCAAAGGCAAATTGGCACCTGTAGGAACCTTGGATGTGATAGAGGTTAATAGCCAAATTGGGCCCTCTCCTTGTCACACTGATTTGAATGAGTGCCCAAAAAATGATAAACTAGGACAAGctcatttgaaaatcaagacTAGCGAGATCCCCTTTCCTCTTTTGgaggagcccgaaaaagaactTGCGATGAAGCAAGACCATTCGAACAAAACTGAACCAACCATTAGATCCGACCTTCATATCGATTCCGAAGCCAAACCTATAACCCAAGAAGCAACTGCAGTTCAAGAACCAGCCACAGGaatgcatgaaaaaaatggggttccatcgaaagaaaaaaatgagctaaTAGCcgaggatgacgatgaggGGGGAAAAGAAAACGTATCCAGCAAAAGTAGTGACGACGAAGAGGATAGCGATTACGAAACAGTCGAGGTTTTGCACAAGGAAGGCTCAGATTCTAAGAGCTTGCAAATAGTCAAGAGCCAAGGCTCGAAACGGTCAAGCCAGATTAGCGATGAAACGAAAGATATGCCCATTGTGCGCTCAGGtgaagaggaaattgaatcCTCGGTAAATGCAGGGGAAGATGTGATAGCGGATTTCGTGCCATCCGAGACGGCTGCCGTCAATCAAAAATTCGATGAAGACGAATTCCCATTATCTGACTCCAACATCAATCGGGACCCCGATAAAGGAGAGGCAAAGAGCGCTAATGCGTTGGATTTGGATCCACGAAATTTTCCGTCGCCTTCGCCTCCACGGTTTAATTTCGGCAACCCTGACTTGGATCAAGAGGAGCTACTGGTTCTGAGGACCCCAAGTGAGGTCtcctcgtcgtcatcatcatcctcgtccgCTTCCATCCCTTCCTCCTCACCGTCCCCAAGTAGTAGTACTCAATCATTTCTAGCctttgatgagattgaaattCATGGGAAGAAGCTCCGAGCTGATTCAGGGGAGAAGTTCGATTATGAACCGTTTTCATCGTCCGAGTATTCAGCCCCATCTTCCTCCTCTCAGCCATCATCGGTTGAAAGTGGCGGCTCGACCACGAGCCCTGAAGATGCACTTGTTGCAAAGATGAGTCAAAAGCCAGGAATGCCTCTCGAGAGGAGTGCAAAAAATACGCCATCACCTCCTGTACTGAAGAGAGAAAGTACATTGGTTGGCAAAGAAATCGAAGATGCCATTGCCAAGGGAAACTATAGCGCCCATTCATCTGCTGGATTACCCGAGCGAAGCAGATTTGATGGAGTTTTGCTAGAGGCCGAGGGCAACTCGAATTCAAATCGGTATCATGAAGAACTAAAAACGACCAGTTACAAGGACTGGGAGTCCCTAGTGGAATCTTGCATTGACTTGCCAGAGGCCGAGGAGGGCTTAGTTGATGAGCATTTCCAGCTTTTTAACGCTGACCGTGATCAACGACACATGTATATGCACCCGAGTCATCGGGGCACTCGACTGCCACCCGTTGGATGTAGCTCAGACGACTTGGTCAGCAGCTCGAACACGGACGAAGAAATCGTTCAGACCAATAACCATTGCTATGATAGTCTGGAAGATATCATGTCGGGAGAGCGTCGAAGAGCCCGATCCACTTCTTCATCCGTGTCCGGACGTCGAACCCTACCCCCAGTTCCGAGCGATGTGGACCAAAGACAGAGAGCCATCCAGATTTTAAGCCTCCAAGCTATGCTGAGCGACCCAAGTGTGCCAGTTCCTCCGCCAACAGATCGAATCTTTTCTCATCCCACCCCTAAACTCCCCATACATTCATCTTTTCAACCAGATAGTCTTGACGTCATGAATTCTAGTCTGAGCAGAAATCCAAAGGGGTCATTTGCAAATGACCTCGAGCATTCTTGTAATCCGAGACCAATACCGTTCCCGAACCGAAATGATCTGATTAGGGAACCATTGGCACAAATGGCAAACCAAGAGCCGGCAAGTGTAGGCCGAAGGCGACAACTCCCATTGGTGCCGAGCTATCCAAATGATCATGTTGATGAAGAGCACATTGATCGAGTCCCAGCGCAGACCTCCCCCGAAGTAGATTCTGGCTTTCCGTCCATGGACGTGTCCATATCAAACATCGATGATCGATTGATATCGCCCTCACACCTACAGGTTATTGATTCTCCGCCCACCACTTCGCACACCACAACCCCTTCCCCATGTGGCAATGCCTCTCAAGAAGGTGATGTTGCCTTGATGTCCAACTTCATTTGGGTGGATTTGAATGAGGACAAACCGGGCAAGAAGGGGAACAGCTCAAAAAAGGCAGAAGTCTGCTCAAATGCCAACTCACATGCATTGCTTAACAAAAGACCGAGTAGAGCGACAGACAGCCAATCTACTGCCGCCAGGAAGGCACAACATCGATTGTCTGCCCCAGAGCCCAACTTGCAGAGACGAAAGACAGAGTCGTCAATTGAAGTAGTGCGGAAGCGACAATCCTCGGATACTCGAGAGACCTCAAGACGATCTTCTTTGCAGCCTAATGGGCCTAAAAATACGAAGGGTCTTTTCCCGGCCAAACGAAGAAACTCCAGTGCAA GTCGCATCCATTCAGCTGTGGTCTCCGGGATCAATCCAGAGACCAGAAGTGTCACCGTCGAGTGGTTCGAGCAAGGCGAAACAAAGGGAAAAGAG aTCGAGCTAGGGGCCATTTTGAGCCTAAATCAGGACCTTCTCGTTCCGAATGACAGCACAAGCTACATCCCCAACAAATTGTCAAAG AACGAGAGAAACTCGTTAGGCCAAACTCGAACT TATGTTCCCCGGCCGTCAAACGTGGTTGGAGGAGCACAACAACCCCCACCACAGCAATCCAACAATAAAACTGCAGGAGGCGCGGGAGTGGGTGGAGGATCCGGGATGCGAACCAGGAACAAAGCCACGTCCAGACAAACTCTGGCGGTTTCCTCCGATCCTCCGAGCTTACAGAATGGATCTGAAAACATTCCTCCTAGGTCGAACTCGGAAAAATCCGACACGGTCGGCAAAGCCGCCGGAAATG ACCTTGGACTGATACCCCCCACGG GTGTAGATCGGAGGCGTTCGAATGTCGTGAAGGAAATTGATCGACTTCAGAAGAACCGCGAAGAGCGCCGAGCACGGCAAGAAGCCCAACGTCAAGCGGCCAAGAATATTGATCCCGGCAATCCCAACTACGAGTTCCTCAGCATGATCCAAGAGTACCAGGAACAACTGGAATACACGCCCTTAACGGACACCGATCCGATTTACGACCATCAAATCTCTGTGTGCGTACGTAAACGACCCATGAGCAAAAAGGAGAACAATCGACGGGAAATCGATGTAGTCACCTGTCCCAACAAGGATCAGGTCATTGTTCATGAGCCCCGAACTAAAGTGGACCTTACCAAATACCTGGAAAACCAGCTCTTCAGATACGACTACGCCTTTGACGAGACGTCGACCAACGAACTTGTCTACAA ATACGCGGCCAAGCCTTTGGTtcagaatatttttgaaggtgGCATGGCCACTTGCTTTGCCTATGGACAGACTGGGTCTGGCAAGACCCACACCATGGGTGGTGAGTTCCATGGAAAAACTCAAGACTCAAAGAACGGAATCTACGCCTTGGCCACCAAGGACgtattcaaatatttgcactCGCCCAAATATCGAGATCTGAACCTGAGAATCTCGTGCAGCTACTTCGAAATTTACAGTGGCAAG GTCTTTGACCTGTTGTCAGGAAAGTCAAAATTGCGCGTTTTAGAAGATGGCAAGCAGCAAGTGGTTATCGTTGGTCTGACTGAGAAGGAGGTGGACAGTGTGGAAGACGTTCTGAAGCTGATTAATCACGGCAACAGCATTCGAACCTCGGGTCAGACCTCTGCCAACGCCCATTCGTCCCGTTCCCATGCCGTGTTCCAGATCATACTCAGAGTGAACAACATGAAACGACCCCTCCACGGAAAGTTCTCACTCATCGATCTGGCTGGAAACGAGAGGGGAGCAGACACGTCCTCCGCCAATCGACAAACTC GAATGGAGGGAGCTGAAATCAACAAGTCACTTCTGGCATTAAAAGAGTGTATTCGTGCTCTGGGCCGCAAAGGCGGACATCTCCCTTTCAGGGCGAGCAAACTCACTCAAGTGCTCCGAGATTCGTTTATCGGAGAGaaatcaaaaacatgcatg ATTGCCATGGTCTCGCCCAGCATGGGCTCTTGTGAGCACACCTTAAATACCTTGCGTTATGCGGACAGAGTGAAGGAACTGGGCGCTTCGGATCCGGCCAACAATGGCAAACCCAACGAGATCCAAATGGACGATGGGATCTTAAGTCCTGAAGATTCGGATCTGGCCCAACTGCGGTCCATGAACGAGGGCGAATTGTCGGCCGACTGGTACAACTTCCAGGAGGTGATTTCCCACTTACAGGGCCTCGAGGATGATCTGGTAGAGTCGCATCGAAATGTGATTGATAGCATGCAGAAGTGGTATCAGGAAGACTCCTCGCTACTCGCTTTGACCAATGAAGTGGACTACGATCAAGATG CCTACTGTCAACAACTGGAGGATATGATTGACGAGAAGATCGAGTCCCTGGCCACACTCCGTCAGAAAGCTAAAGGATTCCGCGTGATGCTCAATGACGAGGAGGCCAAGAGTCGGCTCCTGCAACAATTGAAGTAG